In Longimicrobiaceae bacterium, the genomic stretch GAGGTGGAGCTGAGCTCCAGCCGCGTGGCCGTCTGCGTCCGCGACCAGGGCGAGGGGTTCGAGCCGGGCGAGGTGCCGGACCCCACCCTCCCCGAGAACCTGGAGCGCTCCGGCGGACGCGGGATCTTCCTCCTCCACAAGCTGATGGACGAGGTGCGGTACAACGAGCGCGGCAACGAGGTGCGCTTCGTCCTCCACTGCGGTGAACCCCTGCGCAGGGCCTCCGGCGAGTGATCCCCCCGGCGATGTCTCCCCCCGCCTCCCCTCCCGCCCGCCTCCCCGACGCGGCACGCGCCCTGGTGGACGACTTCCGCCGCGAGTGCGGGCGCGAGGTGCGCGTCTGGGCGCGCACCGGGGCGGGGTGGGCCTCCACCGGGGACGGGGAGTACGGGGCCGGCGAGCACGCCCCCGGTCCCGACGCCGCCGAGCTGGAGGACGGGGCGGGCGGCGGGTTCCGGATCGAGGTGCTGGGCGCCCCGCCCGACGAGGCCCGCCCGCTGGCCCGCTTCCTGGCCCGCAGCGTGGAGCGCGCCCTCCGGCACGACGCGGAGGTGCGCTCCATGAGCCGCGAGATCATCGAGCGCTACGAGGAGATCACCCTCCTCTACTCCATCAGCGAGATCCTGGGGTCCGTCATCTCCCTGGAGAGCGCGGCGGGGACCATCCTGGAGGAGGTGATCGGGATCCTGGGCGCCCGCCGGGCCGCCCTCTGGGTCTACGACGCCGAAAAGGGGCAGCTGGAGCTCGCCGCCGCCGTGGGCGGGGACGGGCAGCCCGGTCCCATCGTGGTTTCCGACCCGTGCTCCGTCACCGCGCAGGTCTTCCGCGAGCGGCACGCGGTGCTCCTGGGACCGGACGAGGAGTACCCGCGCCCCGGCTGCGACGCCACGAACCTGCAGCGGGGCTCCTTCCTTTCCGTACCGGTGAGCTACACCCCGCCGGAGGGGGAGGCGCGCACCATCGGCGTCATCAACCTGGTGGGGCGCAGCACTTCCGAGGCGTTCTCGGCCGGGGACCTGAAGCTGCTCTCCGCCATCGCCAGCCAGATCGGCGCGGCGGTGGAGAACAGCCGGCTGGTGGAGGAGAGCCTGCGCCAGGAGCGGATGGTCCGCGAGATGGAGCTGGCGCACGACCTCCAGCTCAAGCTCCTCCCGTCCACGGAGCAGTTCGACGGCTACGCCGAGGTGGCGGCGCGCTGCGTCCCGGCCGAGTCGGTGGGGGGCGACTTCTACCACCTCTTCCGCCTCCCGGGGGGCCGGCTGGGGGCCATGATCGGCGACGTGTCGAGCCACGGCTTCGGCGCGGCGCTCATCATGGCGCTCACCATGAGCGCCGTCGCCATCCACGCGTCCGAGGGCGACCCCCCGGCCGAGGTGCTGCGGCGGGTGCACCGCACCCTGATCGACGAGCTGGAGACCACGGAGATGTACCTCACCCTCTTCTACGGGGTCATCGACCCGGAGGGCGGGAGGATCACCTACGCCAACGCCGGGCACGGCCACGCCTTCCGCGTCCGCGGCGACGGCGCCACCGAGCGCCTGCGCGCCACGGACCCGCCGCTGGGGATTGTGGACCTGGAGGAGTATCACGAAGACCAGGTGCCGTGGGCTCGCGGCGAGGACCTGCTCTTCCTCTTCACCGACGGGCTCTCCGATTCGCTGGAGGCGGGCGAGGTGGAGGGCTCGCGCATCCTCCTGGACGAGGTGGCGCGCGGACGGGGGATGGGGGTGCGGGAGCTGATCGAGCGCCTCTTCGTGCTGGGCGCGCCGCCGGGCGGGGGGAGCATCCCCGCGGACGACCGCACCGCGCTCCTCGTCCGGCTCTGACCTGGCGCCCCGTCCCGTGAGCCCGTCCCGGAAGCCGCGCGGCGGCGGCGACCGCCCCGGCGCCCCGCACCGCGCCAAGCGCTCCCTCGGCCAGAACTTCCTGGTCGATCCCAACGCGCAGCGCCGCATCGCGGAGTCGCTCGGGGCCGGTCCGGACGACGAGGTCCTGGAGATCGGCCCCGGGCAGGGGGCGCTCACCCGCCACCTCGCCGGCCGCGTCGGCCGGCTGGTGCTGGTGGAGCTGGACAACGACCTCGCCCCGCGCCTGCAGCAGGAGTTCGCGGGCGACCCCTCGGTGGAGGTGGTGCACGGCGACATCCTGGAGGTGCCGCTGGAGCGGCTCTCCGCCGACCCGGGGGCCCTGCGGGTCATCGGCAACATCCCCTACAACATCACCACGCCCATCCTCTTCTCGCTCCTGGAGCGCCGCCCGCGCCCGCGGGAGGTCGTGCTCATGGTGCAGCGCGAGGTGGCGGACCGGATCCTGGCCGAGCCGGGGAGCAAGGCCTACGGCGCCCTGGCCGTGGGCGTCCGCTCCGTGGCCGACGCCGAGCGGGTGCTGCAGGTGGGCCGGCAGTCGTTCCGCCCGGTCCCGGACGTGGAGTCCACGGTGGTGCGGATCACCCCGCACGTCCCGCCCCGCCTGTCCCCGGAGGACGAGGTCGCGCTCCGGGATCTGACCCGCGCCGCCTTCGGCCAGCGGCGCAAGCAGTTCCAGCGCATCCTCCGCGACGCCTACGGCCTCTCCCCGGAGGAGACCGAGGCGCTGGGGGCGGAGCTGGGCTTCGACCTGCGCGACCGCCCGGAGACCTTCACCCCCGAGCAGTTCATCGTGCTGGCGCGGGCCCTCGCGGCGCGGCGCTCCTCCCGCCGCGGCTGACGTCCCCCGGCGTTGACGCGGGTTTTGTCGCGGCTTATCTTGTGAAAGAATTCACAAGATCAAAACCTTCGCCCCGGGTGCCTCCGTGGGTGCGCCGCGAATGAAGAAGATTTCCGAGTCCACCGTCCGCAGGCTCTCGCTCTACCTGCGCTTCCTCCAGGAGGCCGCCGACCGCGGGCTCGACACCATCTCCAGCGACGAGCTGGCCCGGCGTGGGGGGGTCACCTCCGCGCAGGTGCGGAAGGACCTCTCCTTCTTCGGCTCCTTCGGGAAGCGGGGGCTGGGGTA encodes the following:
- a CDS encoding GAF domain-containing SpoIIE family protein phosphatase, encoding MSPPASPPARLPDAARALVDDFRRECGREVRVWARTGAGWASTGDGEYGAGEHAPGPDAAELEDGAGGGFRIEVLGAPPDEARPLARFLARSVERALRHDAEVRSMSREIIERYEEITLLYSISEILGSVISLESAAGTILEEVIGILGARRAALWVYDAEKGQLELAAAVGGDGQPGPIVVSDPCSVTAQVFRERHAVLLGPDEEYPRPGCDATNLQRGSFLSVPVSYTPPEGEARTIGVINLVGRSTSEAFSAGDLKLLSAIASQIGAAVENSRLVEESLRQERMVREMELAHDLQLKLLPSTEQFDGYAEVAARCVPAESVGGDFYHLFRLPGGRLGAMIGDVSSHGFGAALIMALTMSAVAIHASEGDPPAEVLRRVHRTLIDELETTEMYLTLFYGVIDPEGGRITYANAGHGHAFRVRGDGATERLRATDPPLGIVDLEEYHEDQVPWARGEDLLFLFTDGLSDSLEAGEVEGSRILLDEVARGRGMGVRELIERLFVLGAPPGGGSIPADDRTALLVRL
- the rsmA gene encoding 16S rRNA (adenine(1518)-N(6)/adenine(1519)-N(6))-dimethyltransferase RsmA gives rise to the protein MSPSRKPRGGGDRPGAPHRAKRSLGQNFLVDPNAQRRIAESLGAGPDDEVLEIGPGQGALTRHLAGRVGRLVLVELDNDLAPRLQQEFAGDPSVEVVHGDILEVPLERLSADPGALRVIGNIPYNITTPILFSLLERRPRPREVVLMVQREVADRILAEPGSKAYGALAVGVRSVADAERVLQVGRQSFRPVPDVESTVVRITPHVPPRLSPEDEVALRDLTRAAFGQRRKQFQRILRDAYGLSPEETEALGAELGFDLRDRPETFTPEQFIVLARALAARRSSRRG